From a single Couchioplanes caeruleus genomic region:
- a CDS encoding ABC transporter permease, with protein MTDLATASAPAAADPAGPAPRRTVSAVLWPLLGLAVAIVLWWAVTVAFDMNVVVLPAPPEVLDGFNRYRQVLLTEAWHTSYSTILGFALSVLVGVLIGLAIAAWRPVERMFSPLLVAFNAVPKVALAPLMLIWFGYGQTPILAMAFMVCFFPIVLSTATGLTSTPADLAELVRSMDASRLQTFLRVRLPAALPQIFVGLKVGMPLAVIGVVVGEMQYGETGLGMIIVQTSGQGDTATAFAAIALLAVISIVLYYLLVLVERLALPWVRATTSAR; from the coding sequence ATGACTGACCTCGCGACCGCCTCCGCCCCGGCGGCGGCGGATCCGGCGGGACCGGCGCCGCGCCGTACCGTCTCGGCCGTGCTGTGGCCGCTCCTCGGCCTCGCGGTGGCGATCGTCCTCTGGTGGGCCGTCACCGTCGCCTTCGACATGAACGTGGTGGTGCTTCCGGCGCCGCCCGAGGTGCTCGACGGCTTCAACCGCTACCGCCAGGTCCTGCTGACCGAGGCCTGGCACACGTCCTATTCGACGATCCTCGGCTTCGCCCTGTCCGTGCTGGTGGGCGTGCTCATCGGCCTGGCGATCGCGGCGTGGCGGCCGGTCGAGCGGATGTTCTCGCCGCTGCTGGTGGCCTTCAACGCCGTGCCGAAGGTGGCGCTCGCGCCGCTCATGCTGATCTGGTTCGGGTACGGGCAGACCCCGATCCTCGCGATGGCGTTCATGGTCTGCTTCTTCCCGATCGTGCTGTCCACGGCGACCGGGCTGACCAGCACGCCGGCGGACCTCGCCGAGCTGGTCCGGTCGATGGACGCCTCGCGGCTGCAGACGTTCCTGCGGGTCCGGCTGCCCGCCGCGCTGCCGCAGATCTTCGTCGGTCTCAAGGTCGGGATGCCGCTCGCGGTGATCGGTGTCGTGGTCGGCGAGATGCAGTACGGCGAGACCGGCCTGGGCATGATCATCGTGCAGACCAGCGGCCAGGGTGACACCGCGACGGCGTTCGCCGCGATCGCCCTCCTGGCCGTGATCAGCATCGTGCTGTACTACCTGCTCGTGCTGGTCGAGCGGCTCGCGCTCCCGTGGGTGCGGGCGACGACCTCCGCACGCTGA
- a CDS encoding ABC transporter substrate-binding protein translates to MHRRTFTRTIVAAALATTLAAAAGCSDDADDKSASGGSQTLEKITYLTSFGNFGRDSYAYVAKEKGYFKDAGFDVEIKPGNGSGENVKSIVGGQAQFTPIDLTGGLLAAGGAGGAPKLTGFTAVAAIQQRTMAAIMSLEGYGISAPKDLEGKTLADTPGSVVRNLFPTYAKLANVDATKVKFQNGNPQTLFGTLAQHQVDGIGQFVVGKPTIENIAKGKTAVLLPYSDYLQDLYGNVLITSSQYAKDNPEKVKKFTGALLKGLQDSITNPDEAGTILKKYVATADPKSAAAELTLMAPFVRSEASGVPVGALDNQRVARSIAILQGSGQIPAGLTPEQVITFDLVPNA, encoded by the coding sequence GTGCACAGAAGGACATTCACCCGTACGATCGTGGCCGCCGCGCTGGCCACGACGCTCGCCGCCGCAGCCGGTTGCAGCGACGACGCGGACGACAAGAGCGCGTCCGGCGGTTCGCAGACGCTGGAGAAGATCACGTACCTGACGTCGTTCGGCAACTTCGGCCGTGACAGCTACGCCTACGTGGCGAAGGAGAAGGGCTACTTCAAGGACGCCGGTTTCGACGTCGAGATCAAGCCCGGCAACGGTTCCGGCGAGAACGTGAAGTCGATCGTCGGCGGCCAGGCCCAGTTCACCCCGATCGACCTCACCGGCGGCCTGCTCGCCGCGGGTGGCGCCGGTGGCGCGCCCAAGCTGACCGGCTTCACCGCGGTCGCGGCGATCCAGCAGCGCACGATGGCGGCGATCATGTCGCTGGAGGGCTACGGGATCAGCGCGCCCAAGGACCTGGAGGGCAAGACCCTCGCGGACACCCCCGGCTCCGTCGTGCGCAACCTGTTCCCCACGTACGCGAAGCTGGCCAACGTGGACGCGACCAAGGTCAAGTTCCAGAACGGCAACCCGCAGACGCTCTTCGGCACGCTGGCGCAGCACCAGGTGGACGGCATCGGGCAGTTCGTGGTCGGTAAGCCCACGATCGAGAACATCGCCAAGGGCAAGACCGCGGTGCTGCTGCCGTACAGCGACTACCTGCAGGACCTCTACGGCAACGTGCTGATCACGTCCAGCCAGTACGCCAAGGACAACCCCGAGAAGGTGAAGAAGTTCACCGGGGCTCTGCTCAAGGGGCTGCAGGACTCGATCACCAACCCGGACGAGGCCGGCACCATCCTGAAGAAGTACGTCGCGACGGCCGACCCCAAGTCCGCCGCGGCCGAACTGACGCTGATGGCGCCGTTCGTGCGCTCGGAGGCCTCCGGCGTGCCCGTCGGCGCGCTGGACAACCAGCGGGTCGCGCGCAGCATCGCGATCCTGCAGGGCTCCGGTCAGATCCCGGCCGGGCTCACGCCCGAGCAGGTCATCACGTTCGACCTGGTGCCGAACGCCTGA
- a CDS encoding ABC transporter ATP-binding protein yields the protein MIRLSGVSRTFAGRSGTVEALREIELDVAEGEFVAILGRSGCGKSTLLRMIAGLLPATSGEVRVSGDRVTKPRRDIAMMFQKPALLPWRTVLDNVLLPVQIFGWRKAAHRERAHELLAMTGLSGFEKRLPHELSGGMQQRVALCRSLIANPRVMLMDEPFSALDALTREELSGELQRVHMELNTTIVFVTHSIDEAVLLADRVVVLSPRPGRIREVLEVKIPRPRTLGRGAHLEDVARCSAELHELLMA from the coding sequence ATGATCCGGCTCAGCGGCGTTTCCCGGACGTTCGCGGGACGTTCCGGCACCGTCGAAGCGCTCCGGGAGATCGAACTGGACGTCGCCGAGGGCGAGTTCGTCGCGATCCTCGGCCGCTCCGGCTGCGGAAAGTCCACTTTGCTGCGCATGATCGCCGGACTGCTCCCGGCGACCTCCGGCGAGGTACGGGTGTCAGGCGACCGGGTGACGAAACCGCGGCGTGACATCGCGATGATGTTCCAGAAACCGGCGCTGCTGCCGTGGCGGACGGTCCTGGACAACGTGCTGCTGCCGGTGCAGATCTTCGGCTGGCGCAAGGCCGCCCACCGCGAGCGTGCGCACGAGCTGCTGGCCATGACGGGCCTCTCCGGCTTCGAGAAGCGGCTCCCGCACGAGCTCTCCGGCGGCATGCAGCAGCGGGTCGCGCTGTGCCGCTCGCTGATCGCCAACCCGCGCGTGATGCTCATGGACGAGCCGTTCTCGGCCCTGGACGCCCTGACCCGCGAGGAGCTGTCCGGCGAGCTCCAGCGCGTGCACATGGAACTGAACACGACCATCGTCTTCGTCACCCATTCGATCGACGAGGCGGTGCTGCTGGCGGACCGGGTCGTGGTGCTCAGCCCGCGCCCGGGCCGGATCCGCGAGGTGCTCGAAGTCAAGATCCCTCGGCCGCGCACGCTCGGCCGCGGCGCGCACCTCGAGGACGTCGCCCGGTGCAGCGCCGAACTGCACGAACTGCTCATGGCTTAG
- a CDS encoding LLM class F420-dependent oxidoreductase, producing MRVSLFTEPHRGATYDDQLRLARHAEDAGFEGFFRADHYQSMGADPGLPGPTDAWLTLAGLARETSRIRLGTMVNSATFRLPGPLAIMVAQVDAMSGGRIELGMGAGWLEREHTSYGIPFPPLGERFDRLAEQLAIVNGLWATPDGETFSFDGKHYRLLDAPALPKPVQRPGPPVIVGGRGPKRTPELAARFADEFNMPFKTVAETTEAFDRVRRACETYERPADRPLTLSAGIVVALGRTDEEARRRAAPLHVPSALPPEDPVEGSPDALVQRIGEMAQAGATRVHLRIIDMADLDHLDLIADRVLPQVGAL from the coding sequence ATGCGCGTCAGCCTGTTCACCGAGCCGCATCGCGGCGCCACGTACGACGACCAGCTCCGGCTGGCGCGGCACGCCGAGGACGCCGGTTTCGAGGGCTTCTTCCGCGCCGACCACTACCAGTCGATGGGCGCGGACCCCGGCCTGCCCGGTCCCACCGACGCCTGGCTCACCCTGGCCGGCCTCGCCCGCGAGACGTCCCGGATCCGGCTCGGCACGATGGTCAACTCGGCCACGTTCCGGCTCCCCGGCCCGCTGGCCATCATGGTGGCGCAGGTCGACGCGATGAGCGGGGGCCGGATCGAGCTGGGGATGGGCGCGGGCTGGCTGGAGCGCGAACACACCTCGTACGGCATCCCGTTCCCGCCGCTGGGCGAGCGCTTCGACCGGCTGGCCGAGCAGCTCGCGATCGTGAACGGGCTGTGGGCCACGCCGGACGGCGAGACCTTCTCGTTCGACGGCAAGCACTACCGCCTGCTGGACGCGCCCGCGCTGCCGAAGCCGGTGCAGCGCCCGGGCCCGCCGGTGATCGTGGGCGGCCGGGGACCGAAGCGGACGCCGGAGCTGGCCGCCCGCTTCGCGGACGAGTTCAACATGCCGTTCAAGACGGTCGCCGAGACGACGGAAGCCTTCGATCGGGTACGCCGGGCCTGCGAGACGTACGAGCGCCCCGCCGACCGCCCCCTGACGCTGTCGGCGGGCATCGTGGTGGCCCTGGGCCGCACCGACGAGGAGGCCCGCCGCCGGGCCGCGCCGCTGCACGTGCCGAGCGCCCTGCCGCCGGAGGACCCGGTGGAGGGCTCCCCCGACGCGCTCGTGCAGCGCATCGGCGAGATGGCGCAGGCCGGAGCCACCCGGGTGCACCTGCGGATCATCGACATGGCCGACCTCGACCACCTGGACCTGATCGCCGACCGGGTCCTGCCACAGGTAGGAGCGCTGTGA
- a CDS encoding cupin has protein sequence MNDQELGPVGQEILLENDKVRVWHISLQPGESQPLHHHGLPYVVVAVQGAKNVIHTADGDRIDVVEETGSIVFRGPGQTHMLTNVGDTVYIGRIIELKSA, from the coding sequence GTGAACGACCAGGAGCTGGGACCCGTCGGGCAGGAGATCCTGCTCGAGAACGACAAGGTGCGCGTCTGGCACATCTCGCTGCAGCCCGGCGAGTCGCAGCCGCTGCACCACCACGGGCTGCCGTACGTCGTGGTCGCCGTACAGGGCGCGAAGAACGTCATCCACACCGCGGACGGCGACCGGATCGACGTGGTCGAGGAGACCGGCAGCATCGTCTTCCGGGGGCCCGGCCAGACTCACATGCTGACCAACGTCGGTGACACTGTGTATATCGGCCGGATCATCGAGCTGAAGTCCGCCTAA
- a CDS encoding ribonuclease domain-containing protein, with the protein MSADTPVPRPSRLRRLLSAVAIVFALTGGTLVAPAVVAPEHTAAAEASVYSSCTMSRCTDARTARSGWSQLSWPTSAGWYTWPYGQYNYTGGTFQNRERQLPTNATYNEYDVYPRSRGAARDAYRIVVNRSTKETWFTPDHYVNFYKL; encoded by the coding sequence ATGTCCGCTGACACCCCGGTACCCCGCCCGTCCCGCCTGCGCCGCCTGCTCTCGGCGGTCGCGATCGTCTTCGCGCTCACCGGCGGCACGCTCGTCGCCCCCGCCGTGGTCGCCCCGGAGCACACCGCCGCCGCCGAGGCATCGGTCTATTCCAGCTGCACGATGTCGCGCTGCACCGACGCCCGCACCGCCCGGTCGGGCTGGAGTCAGCTGAGCTGGCCCACCAGCGCCGGCTGGTACACGTGGCCCTACGGCCAGTACAACTACACCGGCGGCACGTTCCAGAACCGTGAACGCCAACTGCCGACCAACGCCACCTACAACGAGTACGACGTCTACCCCCGGTCCCGCGGCGCGGCGCGGGACGCGTACCGGATCGTGGTGAACCGTTCCACGAAGGAGACGTGGTTCACTCCCGACCACTACGTCAACTTCTACAAGCTCTAG
- the thiC gene encoding phosphomethylpyrimidine synthase ThiC: MRRKVYVEGSRPDLRVPFAEVELTGDNPPVRLYDTSGPGSDPEVGLPPLRGPWIAARGDVAPVAGGGTPLAGDRPTQLAYARAGIVTDEMEFVAIREGVDPSVVREEIAAGRAVLPANVNHPETEPMIIGSRFLVKVNANIGTSAVTSSIAEEVDKLTWATRWGADTVMDLSTGKRIHETREAIIRNSAVPIGTVPIYQALEKVDGDPVKLSWEVFRETVIEQAEQGVDYMTVHAGVLLPYVPLAVDRVTGIVSRGGSIMAAWCLAHHRENFLYENFAELCEILARYDVTFSLGDGLRPGSIADANDEAQFAELRTLGELTHVAWEHGVQVMIEGPGHVPMHKIKENVDLQQELCSGAPFYTLGPLTTDIAPAYDHITSAIGAAMIGMFGTAMLCYVTPKEHLGLPDRDDVKAGVIAYKIAAHAADLAKGHPGAQAWDDALSKARFEFRWEDQFNLALDPETARAYHDATLPAAPAKTAHFCSMCGPKFCSMKITQELKEYAAQGMKDKSDEFVNAGSRVYLPVTTA, translated from the coding sequence ATGAGGCGCAAGGTGTACGTCGAGGGCTCCCGTCCGGACCTGCGGGTGCCGTTCGCCGAGGTCGAGCTGACCGGGGACAACCCGCCCGTCCGGCTCTACGACACGTCCGGTCCCGGCAGCGACCCCGAGGTGGGGCTGCCGCCGCTGCGCGGGCCGTGGATCGCCGCCCGGGGCGATGTCGCGCCGGTCGCCGGTGGGGGCACGCCGCTCGCCGGGGACCGTCCCACCCAGCTCGCCTACGCGCGGGCCGGGATCGTCACCGACGAGATGGAGTTCGTGGCGATCCGCGAAGGCGTCGACCCGTCCGTGGTGCGCGAGGAGATCGCCGCCGGGCGGGCCGTGCTGCCGGCCAACGTCAACCACCCGGAGACCGAGCCGATGATCATCGGCTCGCGGTTCCTGGTCAAGGTCAACGCCAACATCGGTACGTCCGCGGTCACGTCCTCGATCGCCGAGGAGGTCGACAAGCTGACCTGGGCCACCCGCTGGGGCGCGGACACCGTCATGGACCTGTCGACCGGCAAACGCATCCACGAGACGCGCGAGGCGATCATCCGGAACTCGGCCGTCCCGATCGGCACCGTCCCGATCTACCAGGCGCTGGAGAAGGTCGACGGCGACCCGGTCAAGCTGTCCTGGGAGGTCTTCCGCGAGACGGTGATCGAGCAGGCCGAGCAGGGCGTCGACTACATGACCGTGCACGCCGGGGTGCTGCTGCCGTACGTGCCGCTGGCGGTCGACCGCGTCACCGGGATCGTGTCGCGCGGCGGCTCGATCATGGCCGCCTGGTGCCTCGCGCACCACCGGGAGAACTTCCTCTACGAGAACTTCGCCGAGCTCTGCGAGATCCTCGCCCGGTACGACGTGACGTTCTCGCTGGGCGACGGGCTGCGCCCCGGGTCCATCGCGGACGCCAACGACGAGGCGCAGTTCGCCGAGCTGCGCACGCTGGGCGAGCTCACGCACGTCGCGTGGGAGCACGGCGTGCAGGTGATGATCGAGGGGCCGGGGCACGTGCCCATGCACAAGATCAAGGAGAACGTCGACCTGCAGCAGGAGCTGTGCTCGGGGGCGCCGTTCTACACCCTCGGGCCGCTGACCACCGACATCGCGCCGGCGTACGACCACATCACCTCGGCCATCGGCGCCGCGATGATCGGCATGTTCGGCACCGCCATGCTCTGCTACGTCACGCCCAAGGAGCACCTCGGGCTGCCGGACCGGGACGACGTGAAGGCGGGTGTGATCGCGTACAAGATCGCCGCGCACGCCGCGGACCTGGCCAAGGGGCATCCGGGGGCGCAGGCCTGGGACGACGCGCTGTCGAAGGCACGGTTCGAGTTCCGCTGGGAGGACCAGTTCAACCTGGCGCTCGACCCGGAGACCGCGCGGGCGTACCACGACGCGACCCTGCCCGCCGCGCCCGCCAAGACGGCGCACTTCTGCTCGATGTGCGGGCCGAAGTTCTGCTCGATGAAGATCACCCAGGAGCTCAAGGAGTACGCCGCGCAGGGGATGAAGGACAAGAGCGACGAGTTCGTGAACGCCGGGAGCCGGGTGTACCTGCCGGTCACGACCGCCTGA
- the thiD gene encoding bifunctional hydroxymethylpyrimidine kinase/phosphomethylpyrimidine kinase — MNPVVVLTIAGSDSGGGAGIQADLKTFAALGTYGVSVITAVTAQNTRGVTAIHSIPAEIVAAQLDAVLSDFEVAAVKVGMVGDPAVAEVIAARAAGLPNLVVDPVLVATSGSTLSGVASVAPLIPYPRVLTPNRHEAGALTGGRVETAEEMARAAAGLAARGPEAVVVTGSELAVDLLYTAGRSETLRGEPVLTANNHGSGCTFSSAIAARLALGDDVGDAVRAAKSYVARALAGGRDWKLGAGPGPLHHFA, encoded by the coding sequence GTGAATCCCGTCGTGGTGTTGACCATCGCCGGGTCGGATTCCGGGGGCGGGGCGGGGATCCAGGCCGATCTCAAGACGTTCGCGGCTCTGGGGACGTACGGGGTTTCGGTGATCACCGCGGTGACCGCACAGAACACCCGGGGGGTCACCGCGATCCATTCGATCCCGGCGGAGATCGTGGCGGCCCAGCTCGACGCGGTGCTCTCCGACTTCGAGGTGGCGGCCGTGAAGGTGGGGATGGTGGGAGATCCGGCCGTTGCGGAAGTGATCGCCGCGCGGGCCGCCGGGCTGCCGAACCTGGTGGTGGATCCGGTGCTGGTCGCCACCTCTGGCAGCACGTTGTCCGGTGTTGCTTCTGTCGCGCCGCTGATCCCGTACCCCCGGGTTCTGACGCCGAACCGGCACGAAGCCGGCGCCCTGACCGGTGGGCGGGTCGAGACGGCCGAGGAGATGGCCCGGGCGGCGGCCGGCCTGGCCGCGCGCGGGCCCGAGGCGGTCGTGGTCACCGGCAGCGAGCTGGCCGTCGACCTGCTGTACACCGCCGGGCGCAGCGAGACGCTGCGCGGTGAACCCGTGCTGACCGCCAACAATCACGGCTCCGGCTGCACGTTCTCGTCCGCGATCGCGGCCCGGCTCGCCCTCGGCGACGACGTCGGGGACGCGGTCCGGGCCGCCAAGTCCTACGTCGCGCGGGCGCTGGCCGGCGGCCGCGACTGGAAGCTCGGGGCCGGTCCCGGGCCGCTGCACCACTTCGCCTGA
- a CDS encoding thiamine phosphate synthase → MVTPSGVVVVTDRRLAAGPLVEVVRAAVRGGASWVVLREKDLGYADRAALASQVRAVVPGGRLIIAGPDPLGGNAVHLAAVDNRPDGVELVGRSWHGFEELSDEDYVSVSPVYASASKPGYGPALGPAGAARLAGERTWLALGGVDSASRARACVDAGAAGVAVMGAVMRADDPEKVTRSLVEAVAS, encoded by the coding sequence ATGGTGACCCCGTCCGGCGTCGTCGTGGTCACCGATCGCCGGCTCGCGGCGGGGCCGCTCGTCGAAGTGGTCCGGGCCGCGGTCCGCGGCGGCGCGTCGTGGGTCGTCCTGCGCGAGAAGGATCTCGGGTACGCGGACAGAGCGGCACTCGCCTCGCAGGTCAGGGCCGTGGTGCCTGGGGGCCGGCTGATCATCGCGGGCCCGGATCCGTTGGGCGGCAACGCGGTCCATCTCGCTGCTGTGGATAACCGGCCGGACGGCGTCGAGCTGGTGGGACGATCGTGGCACGGATTCGAGGAACTGTCCGATGAGGACTATGTGTCGGTGTCGCCGGTCTACGCCAGTGCGTCGAAGCCCGGATACGGCCCGGCGCTGGGACCGGCCGGGGCGGCGCGGCTGGCGGGGGAGCGGACGTGGCTCGCGCTCGGCGGAGTCGATTCGGCATCGCGGGCGCGGGCGTGTGTCGATGCGGGAGCTGCGGGGGTGGCTGTGATGGGTGCGGTGATGCGGGCGGACGATCCCGAGAAGGTGACTCGATCGCTCGTCGAGGCGGTGGCGTCGTGA
- a CDS encoding thiazole synthase has product MADLFGESRLILGTGGAESLAALEAAIVASGTEMVTVALRRVDAAGPGLLPLLDRLDMRVLPNTAGCYTAADAVKAAQLARDAFETDLIKLEVIGDERTLLPDGVELLRAAERLVDDGFRVLPYTSDDPILARRLADAGCAAVMPAGAPIGSGLGISNPHHIRLIRDSVDVPVILDAGIGTASDAALAMELGCDGVLIASAVTRAEDPARMAAAMRHAVEAGRLAAGAGRIPKRYHAMASTSDDGMPAW; this is encoded by the coding sequence ATGGCGGATCTCTTCGGCGAATCGCGGCTGATCCTCGGCACCGGCGGGGCGGAGAGCCTGGCGGCGCTCGAGGCGGCGATCGTGGCGTCCGGCACCGAGATGGTCACCGTCGCGCTGCGCCGGGTGGACGCGGCCGGGCCGGGCCTGCTGCCGCTGCTGGACCGGCTGGACATGCGCGTGCTGCCGAACACGGCCGGGTGCTACACCGCGGCGGACGCCGTCAAGGCCGCGCAGCTGGCCCGGGACGCGTTCGAGACCGACCTGATCAAGCTCGAGGTCATCGGCGACGAGCGGACGCTGCTCCCCGACGGCGTGGAGCTGCTGCGGGCGGCGGAGCGGCTGGTGGACGACGGGTTCCGGGTGCTGCCGTACACCAGCGACGACCCGATCCTCGCCCGCCGGCTGGCCGACGCCGGGTGCGCGGCGGTGATGCCCGCGGGCGCGCCGATCGGCTCGGGGCTCGGCATCAGCAACCCGCACCACATCCGCTTGATCCGGGACAGCGTCGACGTGCCGGTGATCCTGGACGCGGGCATCGGCACCGCCTCGGATGCGGCGCTCGCGATGGAACTGGGCTGCGACGGCGTGTTGATCGCCTCGGCGGTCACCCGCGCCGAGGACCCCGCGCGGATGGCGGCGGCCATGCGGCACGCCGTGGAGGCCGGGCGGCTCGCGGCGGGTGCGGGCCGCATCCCGAAGCGCTACCACGCGATGGCGTCCACATCGGACGACGGCATGCCGGCATGGTGA
- the thiS gene encoding sulfur carrier protein ThiS has protein sequence MRVTVNGAGRTVEAGSTVERLVAAVTEVRRGVAVAVNGEVVPRSAWPGARLSEGDRVEVLTAAQGG, from the coding sequence GTGAGGGTCACTGTGAACGGCGCCGGCCGTACGGTCGAGGCCGGCAGCACCGTGGAGCGGCTCGTCGCCGCGGTCACCGAGGTGAGGCGCGGCGTCGCGGTCGCCGTCAACGGTGAGGTCGTGCCCCGGTCGGCCTGGCCCGGCGCCCGGCTGTCCGAGGGCGACCGGGTCGAGGTCCTCACCGCGGCGCAGGGCGGCTGA
- the thiO gene encoding glycine oxidase ThiO: MTDVTVVGGGIIGLSVAWRLVQRGLTVTVLDSGGDEGAWYAAAGMLAPAGETAFGQEPLQELLLESARRWPAFAAELSLEAGYDLRFDTTGAVDVALTGDDLAEARRLWAYRELRDLKVRPLPPSELRELEPALSPRVRGGAFLADDWQVDPRRVVAALRAVLGDAVTTSRVTSLPEGVTVVAAGLGTAALTGLPVRPVKGLVLRLRGEPGVLRHVVNGYVDGRHVYLVPRSDGEVVVGATQEERADFTVTAGSVLELLRSATDLVPELAEFELTETVVRHRPSTPDNAPVLGPLGAGVVVAAGHHRNGVLLTPVTADLIADLVVGRVDPLLAAFSPGRFA, translated from the coding sequence ATGACCGACGTCACCGTGGTCGGGGGCGGCATCATCGGGCTCTCCGTGGCGTGGCGGCTCGTCCAGCGTGGACTGACCGTGACCGTGCTCGACAGCGGCGGCGACGAGGGCGCCTGGTACGCCGCCGCCGGGATGCTCGCCCCCGCCGGGGAGACGGCGTTCGGCCAGGAGCCGTTGCAGGAGCTGCTGCTGGAGTCGGCGCGCCGATGGCCTGCCTTCGCGGCGGAGCTGTCCCTCGAGGCCGGGTACGACCTGCGCTTCGACACCACGGGCGCGGTCGACGTGGCGCTGACCGGGGACGACCTCGCGGAGGCTCGGCGGCTGTGGGCGTACCGGGAGTTGCGGGATCTCAAGGTGCGGCCGTTGCCGCCGAGCGAACTGCGGGAGCTGGAGCCGGCCCTGTCGCCACGGGTGCGCGGCGGGGCTTTCCTGGCCGACGACTGGCAGGTGGATCCCCGGCGCGTGGTCGCCGCGCTCCGGGCCGTCCTCGGTGACGCGGTGACGACCAGCCGGGTGACGTCGCTTCCCGAGGGTGTCACGGTCGTGGCGGCCGGGCTGGGGACGGCGGCGCTGACGGGGTTGCCCGTACGCCCGGTGAAGGGGCTGGTGCTGCGCCTGCGGGGGGAGCCGGGGGTGCTGCGGCACGTCGTCAACGGGTACGTGGACGGCCGGCACGTGTACCTGGTGCCCCGCTCGGACGGCGAGGTGGTCGTCGGCGCGACCCAGGAGGAGCGGGCCGACTTCACCGTGACCGCCGGATCTGTGCTGGAGCTGCTGCGTTCGGCCACCGACCTCGTGCCCGAGCTGGCCGAGTTCGAGCTGACCGAGACCGTCGTGCGCCACCGTCCGTCCACACCGGACAACGCGCCCGTGCTGGGGCCGCTCGGCGCCGGCGTGGTCGTGGCCGCCGGACATCACCGCAACGGGGTGCTGCTCACCCCGGTCACCGCCGATCTCATCGCCGACCTGGTCGTGGGCCGGGTCGATCCGTTGCTCGCAGCGTTCAGCCCCGGGAGGTTCGCGTGA
- the thiE gene encoding thiamine phosphate synthase produces the protein MDPAFPRLHLITDARPGRDAVAVVTAAVAAAGRLGASDRLAVQVRVEDDVTDRVAYELAAAIVELCRPAGVLCLVNDRLHVALAVGADGAHVGAEDLPVAAARKVLGPGAVLGGTCRDGSAARAAVAAGASYLGVGPAFETVTKTGLPAPLGVAKIGSVAASVPGVPIVAIGGVTADNAPELRRAGAAGVAVVGAVANAADPGEATERLLKAVA, from the coding sequence GTGGACCCTGCTTTTCCGCGTCTCCACCTCATCACCGATGCACGCCCCGGTCGTGACGCCGTCGCCGTCGTCACCGCCGCCGTGGCCGCCGCCGGCCGCCTCGGCGCGTCCGACCGGCTGGCGGTGCAGGTCCGGGTCGAGGACGACGTCACCGACCGGGTCGCGTACGAGCTGGCGGCGGCGATCGTCGAGCTGTGCCGTCCTGCCGGGGTGTTGTGCCTGGTCAACGACCGGTTGCACGTGGCGCTGGCGGTCGGCGCGGACGGCGCCCACGTCGGCGCGGAGGATCTCCCCGTGGCCGCCGCGCGCAAGGTCCTCGGCCCCGGGGCGGTGCTCGGTGGGACGTGCCGGGACGGGTCCGCCGCCCGGGCCGCGGTCGCGGCCGGGGCCTCGTACCTCGGGGTGGGGCCGGCCTTCGAGACCGTGACGAAGACCGGGCTGCCGGCGCCGCTCGGGGTGGCGAAGATCGGCTCGGTGGCGGCGTCGGTGCCGGGTGTGCCGATCGTCGCCATCGGCGGCGTGACCGCGGACAACGCCCCTGAGCTGCGCCGGGCCGGGGCCGCCGGGGTGGCCGTGGTGGGCGCGGTCGCGAACGCCGCGGATCCCGGCGAAGCGACCGAGCGCCTGCTGAAGGCTGTGGCATGA